A genomic window from Candidatus Goldiibacteriota bacterium includes:
- a CDS encoding undecaprenyl-phosphate glucose phosphotransferase yields MDKKKVLFFAKMLLLAGDVICFCGTFLLAYYLRFYLQLVPLRHSVPPLMHYIQALPFIAVIVVLAFNYAGLYFLRVGRSRFDELTSVFAASAGAYGVMLAATFFLREISYSRIVMLYSMGLGIAAAFLWRLIFRGIYNTLNRKGYLTQTILIVGAGDIAGNMIERINWHPEMGYKILGCVTDKLRKGKKYKNVNVLGRVKEIDRIIKKLKPDEVFVGLPDYNRRDIADTILANENVKFMIATDILGIITKNIDYGEINGIPVFTVKELPLNLRVNRVIKRAMDVIVSGIGLLILLPLFVVVAVLIKISSPGPVFYRQDRVGRDNKVFWMYKFRSMKTGAETKTGPVWAKENDERRTAIGTFLRKSSIDELPQLINVLKGEMSIVGPRPERPHFVEKFKNEIPRYIERHKVKAGITGWAAANGLRGNTSLEERIKYDLYYIENWSLWFDIKIIIKTALEMFHHKGAY; encoded by the coding sequence ATGGATAAAAAAAAGGTGCTTTTTTTCGCAAAGATGCTTCTGCTTGCGGGTGATGTAATATGCTTCTGCGGAACTTTTCTTCTGGCATATTACTTAAGATTTTATCTGCAGCTGGTTCCGCTAAGGCATTCGGTTCCGCCTTTAATGCATTATATACAGGCGCTTCCTTTTATAGCTGTAATAGTGGTTTTAGCTTTTAACTACGCGGGGTTGTATTTTTTAAGGGTGGGGCGGTCGCGTTTTGACGAACTTACGTCGGTATTTGCCGCGTCCGCGGGCGCTTATGGCGTGATGCTTGCGGCTACTTTCTTTTTAAGGGAAATATCTTATTCAAGGATTGTTATGCTTTACAGTATGGGGCTGGGAATAGCGGCAGCTTTTTTATGGAGGCTTATTTTCAGGGGGATTTATAACACGCTTAACAGAAAGGGCTATCTTACACAGACGATTTTAATTGTAGGCGCAGGGGATATAGCGGGTAATATGATAGAAAGGATAAACTGGCATCCGGAGATGGGTTATAAAATATTAGGGTGCGTTACGGATAAATTAAGAAAAGGAAAAAAATATAAGAATGTGAACGTGCTTGGCAGGGTGAAAGAAATTGACAGAATAATAAAGAAATTAAAACCTGATGAAGTTTTTGTGGGGCTTCCGGATTACAACAGGCGGGATATCGCGGATACGATACTGGCGAATGAAAATGTGAAATTTATGATAGCGACGGACATCCTTGGAATAATTACAAAAAATATTGATTATGGCGAGATTAACGGGATACCTGTATTTACGGTTAAAGAGCTGCCTTTAAATTTAAGGGTAAACAGGGTTATAAAACGGGCAATGGATGTAATTGTTTCGGGTATAGGGCTTCTTATCCTTTTGCCGCTTTTTGTTGTTGTGGCCGTACTTATAAAAATAAGTTCCCCGGGGCCTGTGTTTTACAGGCAGGACAGGGTTGGCAGGGATAATAAAGTATTCTGGATGTATAAATTCAGGTCGATGAAAACAGGCGCTGAAACAAAAACCGGCCCTGTGTGGGCGAAAGAAAATGACGAAAGGCGTACTGCGATAGGCACGTTTTTAAGAAAATCCAGTATAGACGAACTTCCGCAGCTTATTAATGTGTTAAAAGGCGAGATGAGCATAGTGGGGCCGCGTCCGGAGCGCCCGCACTTTGTTGAAAAATTTAAAAATGAGATTCCGCGTTATATTGAAAGGCATAAAGTAAAGGCTGGTATTACAGGCTGGGCTGCGGCCAACGGGCTGCGCGGTAATACATCGCTTGAAGAAAGAATAAAATACGACCTGTATTATATTGAAAACTGGTCGCTGTGGTTTGATATTAAAATAATAATAAAAACCGCCCTTGAAATGTTCCACCATAAAGGCGCGTATTAG